The genomic region gcttccaagaaaacataATAGCATCCgataacatcaatgcaacacataatcaattcctccaaatggccaacacaaatATCATAATGTTACTAAATTTACTCTATTTTTACATAGTAATAATCCTATAATAGCTTCATCTTAAAGtgtattatattattttagtatACAAATTTATACATTGTGGTAATTTTGAGTGTACCCTTGTATTGATAGTCAAAGTGTTTTATCGATGCACATATATGTTATGGCATATTTCTTGTTTTAAAGGTCATCTATGTCTCTTCTTTCTATTTGTTGGAAATATTTACATTTTTTACAAATACTCTCCTTAATAAATTGTTGTAGGAAGAATTTTCATTTGTTAAGTGCTTcctttttgagttttttgattcaATTTACAATGTTTAGGATTTAACGATAAAGACTTTATGGCTAGGGCATAAGGTTTATATTCAAAGGTTTTCAATTGAGGGCCAAGGGTTCAAgttttattatttatcttttaaggtttgTAGGGTCAAGgcccattgttgaatattttaggGTTTAGCATTCAATGTTCAAGGTTAAATATTTATAGTTTAAGGTTTAGGACCTATTTTTAAGTTTAGGTTTAAGATTTATCGTTTCTCATTTAGGTTCAGGTTTACTATTTATGCCTATCTCTAATATATATAGCTTCCCATTTAACATTTAGTATGATAGTGTTTCGTATTTAGGATTCAATAGTCAAGGTTTAAAGCTCAATGCCAGTGGTTTATCGTTTACAgttcaatatttatctttacattcAAGGTTGAGCTTACAGTTGCAAAATGTTCAATATGGCTTAGGGTTTATCCTATTCTTGAAAGTGGATATATGAGTATTAGTGAAAGTACAATAGCATTTTGTATCATTAATTGTATCCCTCCTTCCTCCTCTCTCCCTCAATGTGGCCATATTATCTTGCACTTAAATAGACATTTGTGTGATTATAATTTCTATGTACTTACATTTAAAGGAGtttacttatttttatttattatcataaaaaaaagaacaaatatagcattcacatttaATGAGAATGCTACGGACACTTCCATTGGAGCATTTAAATAAACCTAAATCCCCACAATCATCTCAAAAGCATTTGCATCACTTAAGCTTGTTGACTTCAATCATTGGTGCAAACAGGAGGATAGTCTTTTTCTAAGGGTTGACCTTAGAGAATTTATCTCATAGTGATCAAGCAATCCTCTAAAGGCATTTCTAAATACCTAGAATCTAGGTAGCAAAAGAAAAGATTAACAAACTTAATGAATTATAAAGTATAAGTGTACATCCAGTAGGACTAGATCCAATCTCTATAAGTTAGATTCATAGACAAAAGTAATTCACATTTGTAGACTTGACTTAGGATTGAACACATGCCTTTTATAGAATCCAGGATGATATATAATACAGAGATCCTACTCCTTGTCTTAAAATATCAAAATTTCACTCTCTATAATAGATTGATGCATCGTCTCCCTATTTGAATTTAAATAGCTTGTCATTTGTAAATATTTTCCTAACTTaagatttaatattttaatatcttATTCCACTCTATTATGAAAATTAATCCATATATTCATCACTAACATTAATTAATTGATCTAAATTACACTTCTACTAAAAAATATATTTCACAATAATATTTATCAAATGATcataaaaatataatatctatGACACATCATGATGGTTTGCACTATTTCGAAACTATATACAAATATAAACCGATTATAAATAGAAtcattatttatataatattttttttttccataattttTAAGTATATTATAATCAACCTATGAAACCCAAAGATGgtgatattaaaaataaaaaaataaacaaaaccaAATCATCACAAGTAAGAAATAATGAAGACGAGCTAAAACGTGAGAGATTGTATAGATTTCCCACCTCATACGTAtcttataataaaacattttttcttttctttaatatattCAATCTTGTGTTTATTAGTCTAAACATATATGGAGAGTCCAATCGATTGAAATGCAATAACTCATTTCAATAATCTAAACACATTTTTATTATTGTATGCTTGCAAACAAACGAAACGTGAAAAACCCTTCAATCTCCCTCCCACAGACAACTTAATATTTCCTATTATAAAGTTAGTGGATGGCCCAATTCAATATGTTTGCTGTATATACACTATAATTTAGTACATTGTAAAAAATTACATTCATTTCAAAAATCAGTAATTACAATTTATAAAGGATTTTTTAAAGTATAATTTAatctattttaatatatataaatataattaatgataGTTAGTGACGGATACTTAAAAGGTATGTTATATTTATATTTGGAAAGCAAACATTTAGAAGAacttatatttaaatataattgtatGATAGAAGATTGTATGGATAGTGGAAATTTTGTTATTGGATGGGAATATATTTGAAAAATAATGTTTTTCAAATGAATAAATTTTATGTTAGATTTGTGTATTTTTTGACCTCAAATTTGTGATCATGAATTAGTCTTTTGAGTCCAAGTTTGTAATCATGAACTAGTCTTTGATATTCAAATTTGCCCCTATGCACAATGGAATTTTGCTTTTTAGTTTGTATAACTTGCCTATTTAAAATACATCAAAAAACATTGTTCTTTTGTAATGATAAAAGTTCTTTTAGATCAAACCTTAGAAacacatataaaaattaaaatgtaatagGCAAGGTCACTATAATAATATATGCAACTCTTTACTTCTTTAAAAGCACAAAAATGAAATGTATTGCTATTAAATACTCTTTGAATAGTATAAGATGAGAAGAGAACATGTGTACTCCAATGTTTTAGAATGAAGTCATTGGATACCTCTAATTACTAGCACATAGCATCAAATTACATCAAATATGTGTTTAGTTAATTTAGGGTGAGGAGATAAAGTAGGACATTAAACTAAATTTGAAGTGTGAATTTAAAAGAAAGGGGATATATTCATAATTGTGGGGTCAAATTTACAATTGAAAAATATTATAAGGTGAATAATTTAATATGATATATAAATGTGTTGCTAAATTGAATGTATAAATATGTAAGAATAATATAGTTATTAAGTATATAAGAATTTATGTGCATGagagattaaataatttgaaaaataaaatactgtATATACAATATATTATGTATATGACTCTCACCATTATAAAAAGTATATGTTTATGAATAACAGCTACATAGAAGAagggaaaaatatattttaaaaacaaaGTCAATGTAAATGTGCTATTTGGACTGACCTAAACTCTAACATTGACATACGAACTTTCGTCTGTAAAGATGGTGTGAACGATGGAAGCGAGTTATACTCGTCTGATTGACTTCAATTGTTGACTATCATCACGCGTTCTTCTATTATTTTTTAGCCTTTCACTATTCCCCTGCACAACCATACAATCATTATATTCCCTCATAAAATGCCTCGAGTCACTTCACAATTTCATACATTCTCAGACGAATTCAGTTACAGTACATATTTTGATTGAGCATTATTTGGAGAGTCAGAGTGCCATGGCAGCCACTGGATTTTCTAACGATTTCCTATTAGAAGATGGGGAAATTTTTTCTGCGGAATTAAAAGTCTTTGACAATTTAGATAGAAGGGCTTTCTGTTTCCCAGACAACAACACCCAGTTTCCAGTTTTAGATTTCACTCAATCACCTCTTTCCTATCCTTGCCAAACATCATATTCCTCGCAACCCCTTTCTTCTCCTGAGAATATTGAGATCTCTTCTTACCATGCAGAGAAATCTGTAGGATATGAAGGCTGTGAGATTTTTGAGCATCATGAATTGGGAGAGTCACATAGTTCTAGTAACTTTAAGAGACTAAGAAGTGGCGATGAAGACGGGATATATGAGTTCCAGAGCAAACGGTAAGAACTATAGGCACTTTAGCATTAAGATTATGTTAAATAGCTGTATTGTAATTATTAGAAATTAATTCTACTGTATTTATTGATAGCCAATGTTTATTTGCAGCATGAAAAATGTTGACAAGAAATCAAGCCAGACGCAGAAAGTTATAATTCAAGTGAAAAGTGAAGAACTTTTGGACGACGGATACAAATGGCGAAAGTATGGAGAGAAATCCATGGAAAATTGCCGAATGCCAAGGTCGATTCTTTTATAATTTATATCTTTGTAACGTAGGATTTTTTACCCTCGGAGGGTTGATACAGAAATAATACTAAAGAAGAGTATGGATTTCAGGTGTTATTATAAATGCTCAGACAGGAAATGCAGTGTGAAGAAACGGGTGGAGCGAAAGCCTTTTGACGATGAAACACTGGTTGTAACTTACGAAGGAATTCACCACCATCCGTGCCCTAATCCTGTGTACTATGTTCATGTTGAGAGACGAGTTTACATAGCCATGCTTGATACAACGAATAACAACTGATTAATTCGTATTCTGAGGAATAGCTTTTGGAATGGGTGAGTTGTAGTTTTAAACGGGATTATGAAGTTGAAAAGTGTAAATTTGCCTGAACGGCTATATTGTAGACTGTGAAGCGAGAGTTCATATATTTGATATTAGAGTTGCTTCAAATAAAAATTGTGAATGTTTATGACTTCAACGATGACAGTTTAGGTAAGAAACACAAGCCTAAGGCCAGATTCAAGTAGCTTTATGGTTAATTTGAATCTAAGAAACAATGTATGATTGTAGTTTATCGCAGAGGGTGATGGTTAAAACGAGACATTGTTATCTGTGTTATATAACTTCTGCAAATTCGGAACGTGCGAAAAAATTTGTCATATTTTAGAGAAATATTAATGTCATTGACGAGAAGTCTTTCCCTTTCCTCCTTTTCGATCTCTGTGCATTCATGCTTCTGGGAATGCACCAATAAATGTGCAAATTTTTAACAAAAGGCTAGTCACTCCATTATTAAAGTGGATGTATAGATAACTGTATTTAactatttattttcctttcttCATCCCTAACAACCATTTTTATGGATGACAAAAATGCGAAGGAAATAATATTTGTTATCTTGCCAATAGAGCTTGCTCACCTCTTCCTGCATCAGCAATTACAACATGTATTTCACCCATAAGTAACGCACCATTCCAATCCTCTAGATTTATAAAATCATACACTCTGCTAGAATGGCTTCTTCAATTGGCGTTTTGAACTCACCGGTGTTAATCCTCACTTGTCTAAGTTTCACCTTCAAcacaaaacatttttttaaaacatGTGAACTGAATTAGGAATAGCTTAAGAGTTGGTGAGTTGGAATTTTAAACTTCATTTAAAATAAATGTGACAAAAAATTAAATAGCTGTGCAAGTCCATCAGTTGTCCGGAAACAGCGGAAGTTGCAGTTCGAATCGCAGGCTTAATATATGCAGTCGGTGCTTTATTAAATCACTAAAAAACGAACTTCAACCTGAAAAACGATATGAAAAATTATCTGTTCTCTAGGTCATGCACTATTTATTCTAATAAATGATAATTTGCTGTCATCGTTCCTAGATAGATTCGTCGTGgaccacaatttttttttaacagtTTTTCATAGATATATTTTAATAGTCAATGTTTAATTTTAATcagataaaatataaatattaaaaaatcaaaattactaTAAATTATAATGGACGAATATTAACAGATGACAAGCTCTCCACCCAAATCCTTTTCAAACTAGAAATCTGATGCTTTCTACGTCAAATCCTAACGAGTGAAAGCTTTTTCTCTTTCTCACTGTTCAAATTTCGGCGTTGACGAGGGTTTGACAATGCTGTGATCTTGCCTGAGCCGCAGAAAACTCCAAACTTCGAATTAAATAACTTGGTTCTGCAGTTTTTTTAATGAAGATGTTCTGCTGTGATTTCCGTAGCAGAGAAAAGAAGGCACATGCAGAACATGGGACCCTTCTAAATATAACAATCAAAGAACAGCGATGCAGATAAAACGGTCGAAACAACCTACATTTAGGAAACGCAATTAAAAATTGTTAGAATCAGCTTTGGTTTCCTAAAAGACGAATAGTTAAGTCGAAAGCCTTAACCATGGTGCAGGGAAAAAGAGCACACCCAAAGGATAAACAATTAATTTTGGAGTGAAAGTGTGTTGAAATGATTGAGATGGATCACAAATTTCTTGGAAATCGGATCGATGTTGGCTTTACCTGCTCAACACGTTATGGAGAGTTGATATTGATAAGAGATCAAAGATAaatgatatttgaattttttagggtttcaaatttataatttggttttgttttttttgtcatctaactatcttatgaattcatccattattaTCTATTTTTCTATACACAAATAAAATGTTCACTTGATATGTATCCCTGTGTGAGAGAGAGAATAATATAATGTTAAATAGTACATTTTTTTTTGCTTGTTATGTATATAAGAATGGAATGTTCTTGGTGATAGTTAAGCCCTCAAGTTGATTGGAAAACATTGAAAAAAATGATAAAGGAGAGAAATAGATATCAATTTGCTATGTTTTTAGGAAAATTAATGTTAATGTAATTTAAGTGTAGCCATAAAAAATTGACCATTACTCCATTACCTCATCATTTCATTCTCTTAACACCATCTTGTGTCACCTTGTGACATTTATCATAtttatagattaattaaataaattttatccaTTTAATTTATTTGTTCCATGTAGTCAAATTAtttaataaagattatttatttatttatttaactaatatatTCACTCACATCACCCTTATCTAATAATTCATttaataatttcattattatttaattaatatttgagagtCACGTGATTAACTAAAaccttgtctagattcattgaagctAGACACTTGTTAAAAAGTTAAACTGATTTTGTATCCCATCCATCCATTTCATACTCCATCTCCAAATCTCAACCATTTAGATAGGAATATATAATAATGATGAACCCTAATCAAAATCCCAAATATAGCCCTTATCATTTGTGGGAAAAATGCCACATGACTATAATTTTTGATCCAAAGCCCTAATCCTCAATTTTTCCTAGCTCTCTATTAACCAATCCATCTAGACCCTTGATTTTTCTCTTGAAAAATTATATAAATGAGAGGCCTCCCACCCATTTTCATGTCCAATCTTATACTATTGTTATGTTTTCCATTTTTCAATTGAATTGTATTAATCATACAATCACGTTGCTAAAATTTTGACCAATCACATTCATCTATCAACCTATAAATATAAATTGACCTTTCTAGGTTTTCATTTATTTGGTTTTAATTAGGATTAGTTAGATACAtatttctattattttattttcaagaaatacattttggtgaacctgatgtgaatcaaTACATTTAACATGTGTAATTTCAAGCTTTTGTGAGTCTAATCTTATAGGAAAGCTTATCTTTGAGGGGAGCTCTTGGacttaattttttttataggagTATCAAATAATAAAAATAACCTCAGCTGCATCCAAGAGGTTTAAGAGAGGACCTTTGACACAAAGGTTGTCATATTCTCATCATTGTtgaattttacaatttttttaggGTCCCTTAGGACCACCATATGTAAATTTATATGGGAATATGGCCTATTGGATTCTTAGCATATACAtatgttttctctattttttctagATTTATGCTCATAAAATCATGACATTATATAGAAGAGTCTAAAACATATCAAAGCTCTATATTATGGGATAAATGGTTTTCAGATCTTGCACTGCAGAATTAAAACCTATAAAAAATAAATACTCATAAATTGTTCATATGAAATGATTTTTAGCAATTTACCCCCTAAaatctataaaaaataaataagtaatTCAATGTTGCAATCAATTTATGCTTTAGATTATCTTGTTTCGAGTATTTTCTCACACTTAAAATTGGACTTCAAATTTACCATTCACATTTCAATTTGAGATAATTTAAAATGAAGTTGTGTATTTTAATCCTGGATATTACCTACATATGTTCTCTTCCTGCACCTTAGAATGATCTTGGGGATAAAATTAAGTGACCTATTTATCCAAAAGGTTTGCCTAGGGATTTGATCATCTTAAGCAATACCCTCAATCTCATGTTTTTGTATATTATAAAGAGTTGGGTGTGAATCAAAAGCCATGCCTTTTGGATTTGAAATTTTGTCAATCTATGGTAAGACTCTAAGAACTGTATACCTTAGATAAGTGAAGGTGGAAAGTGAGTTAACCCTCTCCTCCTAGCTATTTGAA from Cryptomeria japonica chromosome 3, Sugi_1.0, whole genome shotgun sequence harbors:
- the LOC131874132 gene encoding probable WRKY transcription factor 75 is translated as MAATGFSNDFLLEDGEIFSAELKVFDNLDRRAFCFPDNNTQFPVLDFTQSPLSYPCQTSYSSQPLSSPENIEISSYHAEKSVGYEGCEIFEHHELGESHSSSNFKRLRSGDEDGIYEFQSKRMKNVDKKSSQTQKVIIQVKSEELLDDGYKWRKYGEKSMENCRMPRCYYKCSDRKCSVKKRVERKPFDDETLVVTYEGIHHHPCPNPVYYVHVERRVYIAMLDTTNNN